A genomic segment from Flavobacterium inviolabile encodes:
- the rplW gene encoding 50S ribosomal protein L23, whose protein sequence is MSIIIKPIITEKITKEGEVFNRFGFVVDKKANKIQIKNAVEAAYGVNVVAVNTMNYRADRTVKFTKSGLISGKTNAYKKAIVQVQEGETIDFYNNI, encoded by the coding sequence ATGAGTATCATAATTAAACCTATCATTACTGAAAAAATTACCAAAGAGGGTGAAGTATTCAACCGCTTTGGTTTCGTTGTTGATAAGAAAGCAAACAAAATTCAGATCAAAAATGCAGTTGAGGCTGCTTACGGAGTGAATGTAGTTGCTGTAAACACAATGAATTACAGAGCTGATAGAACGGTTAAATTTACTAAGAGTGGTTTAATCAGTGGAAAGACTAATGCTTACAAAAAAGCAATTGTTCAAGTACAAGAAGGAGAAACAATAGATTTTTATAATAATATCTAA
- the rplB gene encoding 50S ribosomal protein L2: MSVRKLKPITPGQRFRVVNSFDTITTDKPERSLIAPKKNSGGRNSQGKMTMRYTGGGHKQKYRIVDFKRTKVGIPATVKTIEYDPNRSAFISLLYYADGAKTYIIAQNGLQVGQTVVSGPEAAPEIGNTLPLSKIPLGTVISCIELRPGQGAVIARSAGTFAQLMARDGKYATIKMPSGETRLILLTCSATIGAVSNSDHQLVVSGKAGRSRWLGRRPRTRPVAMNPVDHPMGGGEGRSSGGHPRSRKGLPAKGYRTRSKVNPSNKYIVERRKK; encoded by the coding sequence ATGTCAGTTAGAAAATTAAAACCTATTACCCCGGGTCAGCGTTTTAGAGTTGTTAATAGCTTTGACACTATTACAACTGATAAGCCGGAGCGTTCTTTGATCGCACCGAAAAAAAACTCTGGAGGTAGAAATAGTCAAGGAAAGATGACCATGCGCTACACAGGTGGTGGTCACAAACAAAAGTATCGTATTGTTGATTTCAAAAGAACTAAAGTTGGAATTCCGGCTACAGTGAAAACAATCGAATACGATCCGAATCGTTCAGCGTTCATTTCGTTATTGTACTATGCAGATGGTGCTAAAACGTATATCATCGCTCAAAATGGTTTACAAGTGGGACAAACTGTAGTTTCTGGTCCTGAAGCGGCTCCAGAAATTGGTAATACTTTACCTTTAAGTAAAATTCCTCTAGGAACTGTTATTTCTTGTATTGAGTTAAGACCTGGTCAGGGAGCTGTTATTGCTCGTTCTGCTGGTACTTTTGCTCAATTAATGGCGAGAGACGGTAAATATGCTACAATTAAAATGCCTTCAGGTGAAACAAGATTAATCTTGTTAACTTGTTCTGCAACTATTGGAGCAGTATCTAACTCAGATCATCAATTAGTTGTATCAGGAAAAGCTGGTAGATCTAGATGGTTAGGAAGAAGACCGAGAACAAGACCGGTTGCAATGAACCCAGTAGATCACCCGATGGGTGGTGGTGAAGGACGTTCTTCTGGAGGTCACCCACGTTCTAGAAAAGGTTTACCTGCTAAAGGTTATAGAACTCGTTCTAAAGTTAATCCGAGTAATAAGTATATCGTAGAACGTAGAAAGAAATAA
- the rplD gene encoding 50S ribosomal protein L4 has translation MEVKVLDINGKDTGRKVQLSDSVFAIEPNNHAVYLDVKQYLANQRQGTHKAKERAEVTGSTRKIKKQKGTGTARAGSVKSPLFKGGGTVFGPRQRSYSFKLNKTLKRLARKSAFSIKASESNLVVLEDFTFEAPNTKNFINVLKALGLENKKSLFVLGESNKNVYLSSRNLKASSVVTTSELSTYAILNANSLVLLEGSLEGIEENLSK, from the coding sequence ATGGAAGTAAAAGTATTAGATATCAACGGAAAAGATACTGGAAGAAAAGTTCAACTTTCTGATTCAGTATTCGCAATTGAGCCTAATAATCACGCAGTATATCTTGATGTTAAACAATATTTAGCAAATCAAAGACAAGGTACTCACAAAGCTAAAGAAAGAGCTGAGGTTACTGGAAGTACGCGTAAGATTAAAAAACAAAAAGGAACCGGTACTGCTCGTGCAGGAAGTGTTAAGTCTCCTTTGTTTAAAGGTGGAGGTACAGTTTTTGGACCAAGACAAAGAAGTTATTCTTTCAAATTGAACAAAACTTTAAAGAGATTAGCTAGAAAATCTGCTTTCTCTATCAAAGCAAGTGAGTCCAATTTAGTAGTTCTTGAAGACTTTACTTTTGAAGCTCCAAACACTAAAAATTTCATTAATGTATTGAAAGCTTTAGGGTTAGAAAATAAAAAATCTTTATTTGTGTTGGGTGAATCAAATAAAAATGTATATTTGTCGTCACGCAATTTAAAGGCTTCTAGTGTTGTAACTACTTCAGAATTAAGTACTTATGCTATTTTAAATGCAAATAGTTTAGTGCTTTTGGAGGGTTCTTTAGAAGGAATTGAAGAAAATTTAAGCAAATAA